Proteins encoded within one genomic window of Bacillus sp. F19:
- a CDS encoding LytR family transcriptional regulator has translation MGTKNRKKVLLIILTIICVLILGSGSYTYYLWHMATSTVANIQEDIDRKKSEKRLEKINFKEGNPISVLLMGIDKPAGQKRGRSDSLILLTINPHSESMHMMSIPRDTYTKIKGNGTTDKINAAYAIGGTEMTIRSVENLLDVPVDYFVKVNMKSFKEIVDAVGGVEVNNDLDFTYYSVHYPKGRLHLDGEKALRYSRMRSKDPRGDFGRQMRQQQVIEAIIQKGANISSITKFGEMVKVVENNVKTNLAFDDMWEIQSNYKDARKNIEQHKIEGKGKTIDGTYYYIPDKEKLRTVSDELKKHLEIYNKTP, from the coding sequence ATGGGTACTAAAAATCGAAAAAAAGTTCTGCTAATTATTTTAACAATTATTTGCGTATTAATTTTAGGGTCAGGCAGTTATACGTATTATTTATGGCACATGGCAACGTCAACCGTGGCAAATATTCAAGAAGATATCGACCGGAAAAAATCTGAAAAACGATTAGAAAAAATTAACTTCAAAGAAGGTAATCCGATATCTGTTTTGCTAATGGGGATCGATAAACCTGCAGGTCAAAAACGCGGGCGGTCCGATTCATTGATTTTATTAACGATTAATCCTCATTCCGAATCGATGCATATGATGAGTATCCCTCGCGATACGTACACAAAGATCAAAGGAAACGGGACGACAGACAAAATTAACGCCGCTTATGCGATTGGCGGCACTGAGATGACCATTCGTTCTGTGGAAAATCTCTTAGATGTTCCTGTAGATTATTTTGTGAAGGTAAATATGAAAAGTTTTAAAGAAATTGTTGATGCAGTAGGAGGGGTGGAAGTAAATAATGATTTAGATTTCACTTATTACAGTGTGCATTACCCAAAAGGTCGTCTTCATTTGGATGGTGAAAAAGCACTGAGGTATTCTCGGATGAGGAGTAAAGATCCGCGAGGAGACTTCGGCCGGCAAATGCGGCAACAGCAAGTAATTGAAGCTATAATACAAAAAGGCGCAAACATATCCTCCATCACGAAATTTGGCGAGATGGTTAAAGTCGTTGAAAATAATGTAAAAACAAACTTGGCTTTCGATGATATGTGGGAGATTCAATCAAATTATAAAGATGCCCGGAAAAATATAGAGCAGCACAAAATTGAAGGAAAAGGTAAAACAATTGATGGTACTTACTATTATATACCTGACAAAGAAAAGCTTCGTACAGTTTCTGATGAACTGAAAAAACACCTTGAGATTTACAATAAAACTCCGTAA
- a CDS encoding glycosyltransferase, protein MDIFVEILFFLCVVFPVLHLLHCLPWFRGQNEELKQILKIDKGISILVPCYNEQGIIETSIKSMKSLSYSQFEVIYINDGSTDATMCFLNRFLKLKPCSKSPLKRLSHEKVEEFYQSELYPNIYVIDKLNGGKADSLNAGIEYSSKNMVITLDADTILTNQALSVVNDTFEDNDVVAAGGMVHVLQTKTSKPLNRLSLLRANMLIRVQTLDFLKAFYITKVSLARFHALAIISGAFGIFRKQVLLDVGGYRSTIGEDIDITLRIHRHISKQKNKKIIFLPEAVSYTELPETWKDLIKQRVRWQKAFIDCFIHFQPFFMKTLLTKAVSFFYIFESFLVGTIASYAMTGIVVVNGILNPPSSYVHYLLFYLMYIFLFGAAYDLVAIRMGKYHGFSFRKKDVPRLLSAIIFDIFVYRFVTMYFVMYGSISYFFNKKWNKVARTGRNYQTDSKPAA, encoded by the coding sequence TTGGATATTTTTGTCGAAATTTTGTTCTTTTTATGTGTTGTGTTTCCTGTGCTCCATTTACTCCATTGTTTACCATGGTTTCGTGGTCAAAACGAAGAGCTCAAACAAATCCTAAAAATAGATAAGGGAATAAGCATCTTAGTCCCTTGTTACAACGAACAGGGAATTATAGAAACTTCGATTAAAAGCATGAAATCATTATCTTATTCTCAATTTGAAGTCATTTATATCAATGACGGTTCAACGGACGCAACAATGTGTTTTTTGAATAGATTTCTAAAGTTAAAACCATGTTCAAAATCTCCGCTTAAAAGACTGTCTCATGAAAAGGTTGAGGAATTTTATCAGTCCGAGCTCTACCCTAATATTTACGTCATAGATAAATTGAATGGCGGAAAAGCTGATTCTTTAAATGCAGGGATAGAATATTCCAGTAAAAATATGGTGATCACACTAGATGCCGATACCATTTTGACAAATCAGGCCTTATCAGTTGTTAACGATACTTTTGAGGATAATGATGTCGTTGCAGCCGGCGGAATGGTGCATGTTTTGCAAACAAAAACATCTAAACCTTTAAATCGTTTGTCTTTACTCCGTGCAAACATGCTAATACGAGTTCAAACTTTGGATTTCCTAAAAGCATTCTATATTACAAAGGTGTCTCTTGCACGCTTTCATGCTCTAGCTATCATATCGGGAGCGTTTGGAATTTTCAGGAAACAAGTACTTCTGGATGTGGGTGGTTACCGATCAACAATTGGGGAAGACATTGACATCACGCTGCGCATCCATAGGCACATATCGAAACAAAAAAACAAGAAAATTATTTTTCTGCCGGAAGCTGTTAGTTATACCGAATTGCCTGAAACCTGGAAGGATTTAATCAAGCAGCGTGTACGATGGCAAAAAGCATTTATTGATTGCTTTATCCATTTCCAGCCCTTTTTCATGAAAACCTTACTTACTAAAGCCGTTTCTTTCTTTTACATTTTTGAGTCATTTCTAGTAGGCACCATCGCTTCTTATGCCATGACAGGCATCGTAGTGGTAAATGGGATATTGAACCCTCCATCTTCCTATGTTCATTATCTATTATTCTATTTGATGTACATTTTTTTATTTGGGGCAGCGTACGATTTGGTGGCAATTAGAATGGGGAAATACCACGGGTTTTCGTTTCGAAAGAAAGATGTACCCCGGTTATTGTCTGCCATCATCTTTGACATTTTCGTCTATCGATTTGTAACGATGTACTTCGTAATGTATGGAAGCATTTCTTATTTCTTCAATAAAAAATGGAACAAAGTTGCCCGAACAGGACGAAATTATCAAACTGATTCTAAACCTGCAGCTTAG
- a CDS encoding polysaccharide deacetylase family protein: MFKKATGLIAFILVCLPMFGKPAMAETYTVQPGDTLSKISDKYGTSVDKVVNQNKLLSTILEQGQQLEIPKTYRVSEGDTLYKISVKLGISIPELLLAANPKIKNSHWIYPGQIINIPLKNEMIYMGNPSKKRIALTFDDGPEDIYTPQILDILRQKDVKATFFVVGKQAREYPERLKQIYREGHVIGNHTWDHPHVPDLTNQQLIENVQSTTAEIEKITGVKTNLFRPPYGEIKDRQVALLNNRGYSSIMWTADTMDWSGVSAEDILSRVKQNVSPGVIILQHNYHVSGQFETVKALPQIIDQLRAQGYEFVTVPKLLDK; the protein is encoded by the coding sequence ATGTTTAAAAAAGCGACCGGTTTAATAGCATTTATCTTAGTTTGTTTGCCCATGTTTGGGAAACCTGCAATGGCTGAAACTTACACAGTTCAACCAGGAGACACCCTTTCGAAAATATCCGACAAGTATGGAACATCAGTAGATAAGGTGGTAAACCAGAACAAATTACTATCTACTATACTTGAGCAAGGACAACAATTAGAAATTCCTAAAACATATAGAGTTAGTGAAGGGGACACACTCTATAAAATTTCAGTTAAACTCGGCATTTCTATACCTGAGTTATTACTAGCAGCCAACCCGAAAATTAAAAATTCTCATTGGATTTATCCTGGACAAATAATAAATATTCCATTAAAAAATGAAATGATTTATATGGGTAATCCCAGTAAGAAAAGAATTGCCCTTACTTTTGACGACGGTCCAGAAGATATCTATACTCCTCAAATTTTAGATATCTTAAGACAAAAAGATGTGAAGGCAACTTTCTTTGTGGTAGGGAAGCAGGCAAGGGAGTATCCTGAACGACTAAAACAAATTTACAGAGAGGGTCATGTTATAGGCAACCATACATGGGATCACCCGCATGTACCTGATCTCACGAACCAACAATTAATCGAAAACGTACAGTCCACTACCGCAGAAATTGAGAAAATTACAGGGGTAAAAACGAATTTATTCCGACCTCCATATGGTGAAATTAAAGATCGACAGGTAGCACTTCTTAATAATCGTGGATACAGTTCAATCATGTGGACGGCAGATACAATGGATTGGAGTGGAGTGTCTGCCGAAGATATTCTATCAAGAGTGAAGCAAAATGTGAGCCCTGGGGTCATAATCCTTCAACATAACTACCATGTATCGGGGCAATTTGAAACTGTTAAGGCATTGCCTCAAATCATTGACCAATTACGTGCACAGGGCTATGAGTTTGTTACAGTTCCAAAACTCTTAGATAAATAA
- a CDS encoding LytR family transcriptional regulator, whose translation MKKFDELPKSIKKTIRYINQDVNSIKKLEHLETLIDLYIQKRKKHLSKKA comes from the coding sequence ATGAAGAAATTTGATGAATTACCAAAATCTATTAAGAAAACAATTCGTTATATTAACCAAGATGTTAATTCGATTAAAAAGCTAGAACATTTAGAAACACTAATTGATTTATATATACAAAAAAGAAAAAAGCATCTAAGTAAAAAAGCATAA
- a CDS encoding UDP-glucose/GDP-mannose dehydrogenase family protein translates to MRISVAGTGYVGLVTGVCLAEIGHKVTCVDIDRKKVAMLNNGVSPIYEPGLEELMKKNVQSGRLTFTADSSTAYGESEIIFIAVGTPENEDGSANLTYVEAAAVQIAEQIQNDVIIVVKSTVPVGTNEHILEIVNQHKSPSTHAEVASNPEFLREGSAIHDTFHGDRIVIGSRSFFAGDALEEIYKPLGIPVVRTDIRSAEMIKYAANAFLATKISFINEIANICEKLGADIEDVAEGIGKDSRIGSQFLKAGIGYGGSCFPKDTKALVQLAGNVQHKFDLLDSVITVNNRQPLKLIESAKKHLGSLEGKKIALLGLAFKPNTDDVREAASLVIAKELVKEGAVVTGYDPIALNEARKVLKESITYCDNLAEAITGADAAFIVTEWDEVRMFPMDIYQEKMNTPILIDGRNIYPLRDIPEWMTYVSVGRKEIIKTD, encoded by the coding sequence GTGAGAATATCAGTTGCTGGAACTGGATACGTCGGGCTGGTCACGGGTGTATGCTTAGCTGAGATCGGCCACAAAGTAACGTGTGTGGATATCGATAGAAAGAAAGTTGCCATGCTGAATAATGGAGTGTCTCCTATTTATGAACCGGGTCTAGAGGAATTAATGAAGAAAAACGTTCAATCCGGAAGGCTGACTTTTACAGCAGATTCCAGCACAGCGTATGGAGAGAGCGAAATCATCTTCATCGCTGTCGGCACGCCTGAAAATGAGGATGGTTCTGCTAATTTGACTTATGTTGAAGCGGCTGCTGTTCAAATCGCTGAACAGATTCAAAACGATGTGATTATCGTCGTTAAGAGCACCGTTCCCGTCGGCACGAATGAACATATTCTTGAGATCGTTAATCAGCATAAGTCGCCTTCCACCCATGCAGAAGTCGCTTCTAATCCTGAATTTCTCAGAGAAGGCTCTGCCATTCATGATACTTTTCACGGAGATCGCATCGTCATTGGATCACGCTCGTTTTTTGCCGGGGATGCGCTTGAAGAAATCTATAAACCGCTGGGTATTCCTGTAGTACGGACGGATATAAGAAGCGCTGAAATGATTAAATATGCTGCGAATGCGTTTTTGGCAACAAAAATCAGCTTTATCAATGAAATTGCCAACATCTGCGAAAAATTAGGTGCGGACATTGAAGATGTGGCGGAAGGCATTGGCAAAGACTCAAGAATTGGATCGCAATTTTTAAAGGCCGGAATCGGATATGGCGGCTCCTGTTTTCCAAAAGATACGAAAGCCCTCGTCCAATTAGCGGGCAACGTACAGCATAAGTTTGATCTGCTGGATTCAGTCATTACCGTAAACAATCGCCAGCCGTTAAAATTAATCGAGTCTGCAAAAAAGCATTTGGGTTCTCTTGAAGGTAAAAAAATCGCTCTTCTCGGTTTAGCCTTCAAACCTAATACAGATGATGTCAGAGAAGCTGCTTCGCTTGTGATTGCGAAGGAGTTGGTTAAGGAAGGTGCGGTCGTAACAGGGTATGATCCGATTGCTCTGAATGAAGCTCGGAAGGTTTTAAAGGAATCGATCACATATTGTGACAATCTTGCTGAAGCAATCACGGGTGCGGACGCTGCTTTTATTGTGACCGAGTGGGATGAAGTTCGTATGTTTCCTATGGACATCTATCAGGAAAAAATGAACACCCCAATCTTGATTGATGGAAGAAACATCTATCCGCTGAGAGATATTCCTGAATGGATGACCTATGTATCCGTCGGACGCAAAGAGATAATCAAAACGGACTAA
- the galU gene encoding UTP--glucose-1-phosphate uridylyltransferase GalU, whose amino-acid sequence MHVKKAIIPAAGLGTRFLPATKAQPKEMLPIVDKPTIQYIIEEAVASGIEDILIVSGRGKRAIEDHFDKSYELEETLIKKEKWDLLSKVQGISELANIHYIRQKEPLGLGHAIYCARRFIGNEPFAVMLGDDIVQSDVPCLKQLIDVYDRFQSTVIGVQNVKTEDVSKYGIVSYDQQEKKADNVYKVKDLVEKPKREDAPSNTAILGRYILRPEIFDILAKLKPGSGGEIQLTDALKELAHKEEVTAYHFIGKRYDVGDKLGFIQATIDFAMDNDELREDILQYIKNKVSNS is encoded by the coding sequence ATGCATGTAAAAAAAGCGATCATACCGGCTGCGGGTTTGGGAACAAGGTTTTTGCCTGCTACGAAGGCCCAGCCTAAAGAAATGCTGCCTATAGTTGATAAACCTACCATTCAATACATCATTGAAGAAGCGGTTGCTTCCGGAATTGAGGATATCCTAATCGTTTCCGGACGAGGAAAACGGGCGATTGAAGATCATTTTGATAAATCCTATGAGCTTGAAGAGACGCTTATTAAAAAAGAAAAATGGGATTTGCTCAGCAAGGTCCAGGGCATTTCAGAGCTTGCCAATATTCATTACATCCGTCAAAAAGAGCCTCTTGGTCTTGGGCATGCCATTTATTGCGCCAGAAGATTCATCGGAAATGAACCTTTCGCTGTTATGCTTGGAGACGACATTGTTCAATCCGATGTTCCTTGCTTAAAGCAGTTAATTGATGTTTATGATCGATTCCAAAGCACGGTAATCGGAGTGCAGAATGTGAAGACTGAAGATGTATCGAAGTATGGAATTGTAAGCTACGATCAACAAGAAAAAAAGGCTGACAATGTTTATAAAGTGAAAGATTTAGTAGAAAAGCCAAAACGGGAAGATGCCCCGTCTAATACAGCTATTTTAGGACGATATATCTTGCGTCCGGAAATTTTTGATATTCTCGCAAAGCTTAAACCTGGTTCAGGCGGAGAAATTCAATTAACAGATGCTTTAAAAGAGCTCGCCCATAAAGAAGAAGTAACGGCGTATCATTTCATCGGCAAAAGATATGATGTAGGAGACAAGCTTGGCTTTATTCAGGCGACAATCGATTTTGCCATGGATAACGATGAGCTGAGAGAAGATATTCTGCAGTACATAAAAAATAAAGTTTCAAATAGTTAG